The DNA segment TCCAGACAGTCTATTTCCAAATGGGAAATGGATCAGGCACTTCCGCAGATTGATAAGGTTTTGCAACTCTGTGAAATTTTTAATGTTTCTACCGATGAACTTTTGCATGATAAAATTGAACTTACACAAAATAAAACAAGGGGAAATAAATATTTTGGAACAGATGGATTCAGAGGAGAAGCAAATGTAACGCTTACTTCTATGCAGGCATACAAAGTAGGGCGTTTCCTGGGCTGGTATTACGGTTCGGAGCTTTCCGGCTGTACAAAAGGTAACTACCGTCCGCGTATTGTAATCGGTAAAGATACAAGACGATCAAGCTATATGCTTGAATATTCTATTGTAGCAGGCATCACGGCATCCGGTGCAGATGCGTATATGCTTCATGTTACAACAACCCCCAGCGTATCTTATGTAACAAGACAGGATGAATTTGATTGCGGTATTATGATTACGGCATCGCATAATCCTTTTTATGATAACGGTATTAAGGTTATAAACAAATTTGGCGAAAAGCTGGATGACAGTACCACCGCGTTGATTGAAGCATACCTCGATGGCGATATGAAGGCGATTGGTGTTTCTGCACCTGATTTACCTCTTGCAACAAAAGAAAAAATCGGTTGCATCATTGATTATTCTTCCGGCAGAAATCGGTATCTGGGATACTTGATTTCAGTTGCATCTCATTCTTATAAAAACCTGAAAATCGGTCTTGATTGTGCAAACGGTGCTTCCTGGATGATTGCAAAAGCCGTATTTGCCGCCCTTGGTGCACAAACCGTAGTGATTGGCGCGGAGCCGGATGGTTTAAATGTCAATGAAAACTGCGGCTCTACACATATCGAAAATTTATGCCGCCTTGTAAAAGAACAGCATCTGGATGTGGGCTTTGCTTTTGATGGGGATGCGGACAGATGTATTGCGGTGGATGGAAACGGGAACGTTGTAGACGGCGACAAAATGCTCTATGTTCTGGGAAAAAGACTAAAGGCAAGAGATATGCTGAATGAAAATGTTGTTGTTGCAACAATTATGTCCAACAGCGGTTTGATTTCCAGTATGGAAGCGGCGGGAATGAAATGTGTGCAGACCAATGTGGGTGACCGCTTTGTGTATGAGTGCATGCAAAATAACGATTACGGTTTGGGCGGAGAGCAATCCGGACACATCATTTTGAAAAAATATGCTACCACGGGTGACGGTATATTGACCGCTA comes from the Clostridia bacterium genome and includes:
- the glmM gene encoding phosphoglucosamine mutase, whose product is MDQALPQIDKVLQLCEIFNVSTDELLHDKIELTQNKTRGNKYFGTDGFRGEANVTLTSMQAYKVGRFLGWYYGSELSGCTKGNYRPRIVIGKDTRRSSYMLEYSIVAGITASGADAYMLHVTTTPSVSYVTRQDEFDCGIMITASHNPFYDNGIKVINKFGEKLDDSTTALIEAYLDGDMKAIGVSAPDLPLATKEKIGCIIDYSSGRNRYLGYLISVASHSYKNLKIGLDCANGASWMIAKAVFAALGAQTVVIGAEPDGLNVNENCGSTHIENLCRLVKEQHLDVGFAFDGDADRCIAVDGNGNVVDGDKMLYVLGKRLKARDMLNENVVVATIMSNSGLISSMEAAGMKCVQTNVGDRFVYECMQNNDYGLGGEQSGHIILKKYATTGDGILTAIMIAEEICDSKLTLAELVAPVVLYPQYMQNVRVKDKAAVLSDTVVLQSLKEVEKLIDGKGRALLRQSGTEPVIRVMIESETDEKCVEYAEKIVNTIIERGHGVE